From one Triticum urartu cultivar G1812 chromosome 3, Tu2.1, whole genome shotgun sequence genomic stretch:
- the LOC125547453 gene encoding uncharacterized protein LOC125547453 — MDSDVPAMGFIYGAFLDAKKEIAARFDNEEASIQEVLHIIDNRWDNKLKGPLHRAGYFLNPYYYYENKLEIELDGTFKDGLVVCMEKMVRDGKKEDIMTAECQAYQNEEGSFGRDSAKRQRRNKNFDPTEWWSNHGSSAPNLRVLAMRILSLTCSSSACERNFSVFQQVQGSKRRNRLLHDKMRDLVFIKANSQLEQKRMNKDKDPLVDRTRADVVEDEDNEWITGIVPVLVVDTTDEPEEEPIPQPRARAVASKRNKARQPRKKLLPVFRDDELQSVRSSSD; from the exons ATGGACAGCGATGTACCAGCTATGGGTTTCATATATGGCGCTTTTTTGGATGCAAAGAAGGAGATTGCAGCTAGATTTGACAATGAGGAGGCTAGTATCCAGGAAGTGCTACACATTATTGATAACAGATGGGACAACAAATTGAAGGGGCCCCTACATAGGGCTGGATACTTCTTAAACCCATACTACTACTATGAAAACAAGCTGGAGATTGAGTTGGATGGAACATTTAAAGATGGCCTTGTTGTTTGCATGGAGAAGATGGTTAGAGATGGTAAGAAGGAAGATATAATGACAGCTGAGTGTCAGGCATATCAAAATGAAGAGGGGTCGTTTGGAAGGGACAGTGCTAAAAGGCAGCGGAGAAACAAGAACTTTGATCCAA CTGAATGGTGGTCCAATCATGGATCAAGTGCACCAAATCTCAGGGTACTGGCTATGCGGATTTTGAGCTTGACATGCAGCTCATCAGCTTGTGAGAGAAACTTCAGTGTTTTTCAGCAG GTTCAAGGCAGCAAAAGGCGCAACAGGCTACTTCATGACAAAATGAGAGATCTTGTCTTCATCAAGGCCAACTCCCAACTTGAACAAAAGAGAATGAACAAAGACAAGGATCCACTTGTGGACAGAACACGTGCAGATGTTGTGGAAGATGAAGATAACGAGTGGATCACAGGAATTGTGCCGGTTCTAGTTGTGGATACTACAGATGAACCTGAAGAAGAACCAATACCACAACCGAGAGCAAGAGCTGTTGCATCAAAAAGAAATAAAGCTCGTCAGCCTAGGAAGAAGTTGCTCCCAGTTTTTCGTGATGATGAGCTGCAATCTGTGCGTTCTTCTTCTGATTAG